A genomic segment from Equus przewalskii isolate Varuska chromosome X, EquPr2, whole genome shotgun sequence encodes:
- the LOC139080891 gene encoding melanoma-associated antigen 10-like encodes MPRAPKRRRYMLEEGLQSQSETQGPVGALLPVAVEEDTSSSSTCSSSFPSSFPSSSSSSCYPLLSSTPEEVDDVAGAPSPPQSPQSACPSPTAMASPPLSQSEDDSSSSRGEEGPSTSQALPYTASFPRNVIDGKVAELVEFLLVKYRTKEPTTKAEMLNTVLRDHQDHFPVIFSEASERMNLIFGVDVKEVDPSDHAYVLVTTLGLTYDGMLSDEQSMPNTGLLVMLLGVILLQGDCAPEEDVWEALSVMGVRAGREHFIYGEPRELITKVWVQEQYVEYRQVPNSDPARYEFLWGPRAHAETSKMSLLEFLASAIGSDPRSFPVSYEEALRDQEERVQARIASTDNATDTASASCSTVPSSSSCPE; translated from the coding sequence ATGCCTCGTGCTCCAAAGCGACGGCGCTACATGCTTGAGGAAGGCCTTCAGTCCCAAAGCGAGACGCAGGGCCCAGTGGGTGCACTGCTTCCTGTGGCTGTGGAAGAGGATACTTCTTCgtcctccacctgctcctcatctttcccctcctctttcccctcctcctcctcttcctcttgctaTCCTCTCTTGTCGAGCACACCAGAGGAGGTTGATGATGTCGCTGGGGCCCCGagtcctccccagagccctcagagtgcctgcccctcccccactgccatgGCCTCCCCTCCACTGAGCCAGTCTGAAGACGACAGCTCCAGCAGCCGAGGAGAGGAGGGTCCGAGCACCTCACAGGCCCTGCCATACACTGCGTCCTTTCCCAGAAACGTGATTGATGGCAAGGTGGCTGAGCTGGTGGAGTTCCTGCTTGTCAAGTATCGCACAAAGGAGCCCACCACAAAGGCGGAGATGCTGAATACGGTCCTCAGAGATCACCAGGACCACTTCCCTGTGATCTTCAGTGAAGCCTCTGAGCGCATGAACCTCATCTTTGGCGTTGACGTGAAGGAAGTGGACCCCAGCGACCACGCCTATGTCCTGGTCACCACCCTAGGCCTCACCTACGATGGGATGCTGAGCGATGAGCAGAGCATGCCCAATACCGGCCTCCTGGTGATGCTCCTGGGCGTCATCCTCCTGCAGGGCGACTGTGCCCCCGAGGAGGACGTCTGGGAAGCACTGAGTGTCATGGGGGTGCGTGCCGGGAGGGAGCACTTCATCTATGGGGAGCCCAGGGAGCTTATCACTAAAGTTTGGGTGCAGGAGCAGTACGTGGAGTACCGGCAGGTGCCCAACAGCGATCCTGCTCGCTACGAGTTCCTGTGGGGTCCCAGGGCCCACGCTGAAACCAGCAAGATGAGTCTCCTGGAGTTTTTGGCCAGTGCCATTGGGAGTGACCCCAGGTCCTTCCCAGTGTCGTATGAGGAAGCTTTGAGAGATCAGGAAGAGAGAGTTCAGGCCAGAATTGCCAGCACGGATAATGCTACTGACACGGCCAGTGCAAGTTGTAGTACCGTGCCCAGTAGCTCCTCCTGCCCTGAGTGA